One part of the Actinotignum schaalii genome encodes these proteins:
- a CDS encoding ATP-binding cassette domain-containing protein produces MSTLILDNISFSYTARPLLDRITLRLAAADRAVLIGPNGCGKTTLLRIAAGHLSPERGTVTRTGASTIPWNPVPNDAAAATVAHFLESTFAPARELLARFETLSARLGEGGPVAAEYDRLLSEITRLDLWSLEDRVDDALAGLGLEMLAGSGRSRELATLSPGQRARLNLAVTLVARPHVLILDEPTNHLDAEASAYLSHMLRSWPGPVLMSSHDRAFIEDVATLIVDMDVSVWAQLARAEGGGEVRGVWECRGTYTDYLEAKGDAEQRYWALYLAQQEEKTQLRAHRQTAGGIARGGVRLANAEGKAKKFFADRAQSTATCRTRHDDRKLEALATREVRKPRGYTFAFPDYVGGPTRQSAGLAVSARAAAVPGRLAPVTFDLSHGEHLLVTGANGSGKSTLLTWIATGTPPLATSSVAVSPDSLRRTAPAAVAQPAAAPSARPSGTLSCAGPLAFVPQRLPRCGDPGFTTEVWNSGIGELGTGILHPSMWATPIPELSAGNQRRAQLALALASQPAVLVIDEPTNYLDLAAMHALEESLARWPGTIILATHDRWLITHWPGPRLHLPNSRLTVPDSRLTVPDSKGLHLPTRTR; encoded by the coding sequence ATGTCTACCCTCATTCTTGACAATATTTCATTTTCCTACACCGCCCGCCCGCTCCTCGACCGCATCACCCTGCGCCTCGCCGCCGCCGACCGCGCCGTCCTCATCGGCCCGAACGGCTGCGGAAAAACCACCCTGCTGCGCATCGCAGCAGGTCACCTCAGTCCCGAACGTGGCACCGTCACCCGCACCGGCGCCAGCACCATCCCGTGGAACCCCGTGCCGAACGACGCCGCCGCCGCGACCGTCGCTCACTTCCTCGAAAGCACCTTCGCGCCCGCGCGGGAACTACTCGCCCGCTTCGAAACGCTCAGCGCACGCCTGGGGGAGGGCGGCCCGGTCGCGGCCGAATACGACCGGCTATTATCCGAGATCACTCGCCTGGACCTGTGGTCGCTTGAGGATAGGGTCGACGACGCTTTGGCTGGTCTGGGCCTGGAAATGTTGGCCGGGAGCGGGCGCTCGCGGGAGCTGGCCACGCTCTCCCCGGGCCAGCGTGCGCGGTTGAACTTGGCTGTCACCCTGGTGGCCCGCCCGCATGTTCTTATTTTGGACGAACCCACCAATCATCTGGATGCGGAGGCGAGTGCGTACCTCAGCCATATGCTGCGTTCCTGGCCGGGCCCGGTGCTCATGTCCAGCCATGACCGGGCTTTTATTGAGGATGTCGCCACGCTCATTGTGGATATGGATGTGAGTGTATGGGCACAGCTGGCGCGTGCTGAAGGTGGCGGTGAGGTGCGTGGGGTATGGGAGTGCCGCGGCACTTACACGGATTATCTTGAAGCCAAGGGTGATGCGGAGCAGCGCTACTGGGCACTCTACCTGGCCCAACAAGAAGAAAAGACGCAGCTGCGCGCGCATCGCCAGACGGCCGGAGGTATTGCCCGGGGCGGGGTGCGCTTGGCAAACGCGGAGGGCAAGGCGAAGAAGTTCTTCGCGGACCGCGCCCAGAGCACGGCCACTTGCCGCACCCGCCATGACGACCGCAAACTCGAGGCCCTCGCCACCCGGGAAGTACGTAAACCCCGCGGATACACTTTTGCGTTCCCGGACTATGTCGGTGGGCCTACCCGCCAATCCGCCGGCCTTGCAGTATCCGCTCGTGCGGCAGCGGTTCCCGGCCGCCTCGCCCCGGTTACTTTCGACCTTTCCCACGGCGAGCACCTCCTGGTCACCGGTGCCAATGGCAGTGGTAAATCCACGCTCCTCACCTGGATCGCCACCGGCACCCCGCCGCTTGCTACGTCATCCGTCGCGGTATCGCCCGACTCTCTGCGCCGCACTGCGCCTGCTGCCGTCGCGCAGCCTGCCGCGGCACCCTCCGCGCGGCCTTCCGGCACTCTCTCCTGCGCGGGCCCGCTGGCTTTCGTCCCGCAACGCCTCCCGCGCTGCGGAGATCCCGGCTTCACCACGGAGGTTTGGAATTCCGGAATTGGCGAGCTGGGTACCGGAATCCTGCACCCATCCATGTGGGCAACCCCGATACCCGAGCTTTCGGCCGGCAACCAGCGCCGCGCCCAGCTTGCCCTCGCGCTCGCGTCCCAGCCTGCTGTCCTCGTCATCGACGAACCCACTAACTACCTTGACCTGGCCGCCATGCACGCCCTCGAGGAATCCCTGGCCCGCTGGCCAGGCACGATCATCCTTGCCACCCACGACCGCTGGCTCATCACCCACTGGCCCGGCCCACGCCTCCACTTACCGAACTCGCGTCTTACCGTTCCGGACTCGCGTCTTACCGTTCCGGACTCGAAGGGGCTTCACCTCCCCACCCGCACCCGGTAG
- a CDS encoding trimeric intracellular cation channel family protein, giving the protein MGDVDLDTISEWSPVVFDLLDIFGVFVAAILGGMVAREKSFDIVGFVIVAIISALGGGMLRDVLIQQAPLLKEPPVALTNPYYLSCALLGALVAYLLRLRGKWVRRFMTVMDAAVMGAWTATGVIKTLNAGLGVMPAVMMGMITAVGGGLIRDITVGRTPVIFGGNTLYATASLIAAFPAVVLWYNHAPMLAMAVSTLLASLLVILARVFEWSLPVNRDYSVNDTLQHVSSSLSRRMHRLRDEEHRRQARAERQERAVRRRNQSRQSLRARALSKKSQANSSGSGSSGDSGPSGSGKPSSGG; this is encoded by the coding sequence ATGGGAGACGTGGATTTGGATACGATCTCGGAATGGTCTCCGGTTGTTTTTGACCTCTTAGATATTTTCGGGGTGTTCGTGGCGGCCATCCTCGGCGGCATGGTGGCCCGCGAAAAATCCTTCGACATCGTCGGTTTTGTTATCGTGGCGATTATCAGCGCCCTGGGTGGCGGCATGCTGCGCGATGTCCTCATCCAGCAGGCGCCGCTTCTCAAGGAACCGCCGGTCGCGCTCACCAATCCGTACTACCTCAGCTGCGCCCTGCTCGGGGCGCTGGTGGCGTATCTGCTGCGCCTGCGCGGGAAATGGGTGCGGCGTTTCATGACGGTCATGGACGCCGCCGTGATGGGCGCGTGGACCGCCACCGGCGTGATCAAAACTCTCAACGCGGGGCTCGGTGTGATGCCGGCTGTCATGATGGGCATGATCACCGCGGTGGGCGGTGGCCTTATCCGCGACATCACGGTGGGCCGTACCCCGGTGATTTTCGGCGGCAATACTCTCTACGCCACGGCTTCACTTATCGCGGCGTTCCCGGCGGTGGTGCTGTGGTACAACCACGCGCCGATGCTGGCGATGGCGGTTTCTACCCTGCTCGCGTCCCTGCTGGTGATTCTGGCTCGCGTTTTCGAGTGGTCGCTGCCCGTGAACCGCGACTATTCCGTCAATGACACGCTCCAGCACGTGAGTTCTTCGCTCAGTCGCCGCATGCATCGCTTGCGTGATGAGGAGCATCGCCGCCAGGCACGCGCGGAACGCCAGGAACGTGCGGTACGACGGCGCAACCAATCCCGCCAATCGCTCCGCGCGCGAGCACTCAGCAAGAAGAGCCAAGCGAATTCTTCCGGATCGGGCAGCTCCGGGGATTCCGGGCCGAGCGGCTCCGGGAAGCCTTCCAGCGGCGGGTAG
- a CDS encoding endonuclease/exonuclease/phosphatase family protein, with product MRVLSSLLGLLLAAFAVFTVQPAWFGPAARLATVVPGAQIMSSRGALALGMLIAALAVGLLGAVRRYFGGGRVAVSCAVVLLLVALAHAGTLSGRGLERETLGAPAAGELTVVQYNTEGGRVDLDHLADAIVRVGADAVSLIETSSEAGAEIQEKLAARGADYQLFDGGVSRYSAAWRSSVLLVSAARGEYEAVDLSETYGEDVSRAVAAAPRGGARPDAPMFVAGHPTAPVPAYMDLWRAEARALYRVCEAVPDAVVAGDFNSTADHQAALSPGSTCRDLGADAGIGAVGTWPTTVPALLASPIDRVMSSGAYRGVAGEIIDPDNASDHRGIIVRLKPV from the coding sequence GTGCGCGTTCTTAGTTCTCTTCTCGGGTTGCTCCTGGCCGCCTTCGCGGTGTTCACGGTGCAGCCGGCCTGGTTCGGTCCGGCCGCCCGGCTCGCCACCGTGGTGCCCGGGGCTCAGATCATGTCCAGCCGCGGGGCACTCGCGCTCGGGATGCTCATCGCCGCGCTCGCGGTGGGGCTGCTCGGCGCGGTCCGCAGGTATTTCGGGGGTGGGCGCGTGGCGGTGAGCTGCGCCGTCGTGCTACTACTCGTGGCCCTGGCGCATGCCGGAACTTTGAGTGGGCGCGGGCTGGAGCGGGAGACCCTCGGCGCGCCCGCGGCCGGCGAGCTCACCGTGGTGCAGTACAACACGGAGGGCGGGCGCGTGGACCTCGATCACCTGGCAGATGCGATTGTGCGGGTGGGTGCGGATGCGGTCTCGCTGATTGAAACGTCGAGCGAGGCCGGCGCGGAGATTCAGGAGAAACTGGCCGCGCGCGGGGCGGACTATCAGCTTTTCGACGGCGGGGTGTCGCGGTATAGCGCCGCGTGGCGGTCCTCGGTGCTGCTGGTGTCTGCCGCGCGCGGGGAGTATGAAGCGGTGGATCTGAGTGAGACGTACGGGGAGGATGTGTCGCGCGCGGTGGCGGCGGCGCCGCGCGGCGGGGCGCGCCCGGATGCTCCGATGTTCGTGGCCGGGCACCCCACGGCGCCGGTACCTGCGTATATGGACCTGTGGCGCGCGGAGGCGCGGGCGCTGTACCGGGTGTGCGAGGCCGTGCCGGATGCGGTTGTTGCGGGGGATTTTAATTCGACGGCGGACCACCAGGCTGCCCTCAGCCCCGGCTCTACCTGCCGTGATCTGGGGGCCGACGCCGGAATCGGGGCGGTGGGGACGTGGCCCACCACGGTGCCCGCGCTGCTGGCCTCGCCGATTGATCGGGTCATGAGTTCGGGGGCCTACCGCGGGGTGGCCGGGGAAATCATCGACCCGGATAACGCCAGTGACCACCGCGGCATCATCGTGCGGCTCAAGCCTGTCTAG